From a region of the Candidatus Methanoperedens sp. genome:
- a CDS encoding mechanosensitive ion channel, whose translation MQIPPFLLPVVTLAISFIIANVINLILRILTKKAEKTGTKIDDIILHAIGRPLYILVIVAGIYYAIHQTPYLGDWIDKFDAGYKYRHFILTIFGTWTVATLAKGFIREYGYELAARTDGHVDERLVALADMSAMYIIWFLGILIALDAVGVQITPLITGMGIAGLAIALAAQNLLSNVFGGVTITLDQLYKVGDRVEMGSVYGDVYDIKPRYTKIKTLNNTIITIPNSRVINEQIINYAFPDTTTRVKIPISVAYGTDPRKVDELLLDIANRTPLVLKHPKPLVRFTEYANSSQNFELLVWIGHYDDRHPVLDWIFREMFTRFKKEGIEIPFNQMDVHIKKD comes from the coding sequence ATGCAAATCCCACCTTTTCTTTTGCCGGTTGTTACTCTGGCGATAAGTTTCATCATAGCCAATGTTATAAATCTGATTTTAAGGATATTAACAAAAAAAGCTGAAAAGACCGGCACTAAAATTGACGATATTATTTTACATGCCATCGGAAGACCCCTTTACATATTGGTTATTGTTGCAGGCATATACTATGCGATTCATCAGACACCGTATCTTGGAGATTGGATAGATAAATTTGATGCAGGATACAAGTACAGGCACTTTATTCTCACTATTTTCGGGACATGGACTGTTGCCACACTTGCAAAAGGATTCATAAGAGAATACGGTTACGAATTGGCAGCCAGGACAGACGGGCATGTGGATGAAAGGCTTGTAGCCCTTGCCGACATGTCTGCAATGTACATCATCTGGTTTCTTGGTATTCTGATCGCCCTTGACGCGGTTGGAGTGCAGATAACACCTCTCATAACTGGCATGGGAATCGCGGGTCTTGCGATCGCCCTCGCTGCGCAGAATTTGCTTTCAAATGTGTTCGGAGGCGTTACTATCACCCTTGACCAGCTCTACAAGGTAGGAGACAGGGTGGAGATGGGAAGTGTTTATGGCGATGTCTATGACATAAAACCCAGATACACCAAGATAAAAACGCTTAATAATACCATTATAACAATCCCCAATTCCAGGGTGATTAACGAGCAGATAATCAATTATGCATTCCCTGATACCACGACGCGGGTTAAAATCCCGATTAGTGTGGCTTATGGGACAGACCCCAGGAAAGTGGATGAGCTCCTGCTTGACATAGCAAATAGAACACCACTTGTCCTGAAACACCCAAAACCTCTTGTCCGTTTTACAGAATATGCCAATTCCTCACAGAATTTCGAGCTTCTTGTATGGATTGGACATTACGACGACAGGCATCCTGTCCTGGACTGGATTTTCAGGGAGATGTTCACCCGATTCAAGAAGGAAGGTATCGAGATACCATTTAACCAGATGGATGTACATATAAAGAAAGATTGA
- a CDS encoding NAD(P)/FAD-dependent oxidoreductase, whose amino-acid sequence MIEKDVIIIGAGASGMICAIESGKRGRSVLVLDHAKKFGNKIRISGGGSCNFTNINISPTNYLSSNPHFCKSALSRFTPHDIIALLEKHGIKYEEREQGQLFCAKSGEEIIRMLEKESNDAGVNIILNCQILDVKKAESYIVSTDHGIFESESLVIATGGLSYPQSGASGIGYMIAKQFGIKVVELKPALVPLVFSQKDVKIFGELSGISIDVAVKCKHMEFRGSILFTHGGLSGPAILQISSYWKEGNTIVIDLLPEIDIYGIFIAKQQSKSKIEMHNLLSQYLPSRFAKIWCLLSFQSKPLNQYTEKELRNIAHQVHNWEIKPKSTEGFKTAEVTLGGIDTNELSSKTMESRRVKGLYFTGEVIDVTGQLGGYNLQWAWASGFVAGQYA is encoded by the coding sequence ATGATTGAAAAAGATGTTATCATCATTGGAGCAGGTGCATCGGGCATGATATGCGCCATCGAATCCGGAAAAAGAGGTCGCTCGGTTCTCGTTCTTGACCACGCCAAAAAATTCGGAAACAAAATCCGTATTTCCGGTGGCGGAAGCTGTAATTTTACCAATATCAACATAAGCCCCACTAATTATTTATCAAGTAATCCTCATTTCTGCAAATCCGCGCTTTCCCGTTTTACACCTCATGATATTATTGCCCTGCTTGAAAAACATGGCATAAAATATGAAGAAAGAGAACAGGGGCAATTATTCTGCGCAAAAAGCGGAGAGGAAATAATTCGAATGCTTGAGAAGGAAAGTAACGATGCTGGTGTAAACATAATTTTAAACTGCCAGATTCTGGACGTTAAAAAAGCAGAATCTTATATAGTATCGACTGATCATGGAATTTTTGAGTCTGAGTCGCTTGTTATTGCTACCGGGGGATTGTCTTATCCCCAGTCAGGAGCTTCAGGTATAGGGTACATGATAGCAAAGCAGTTCGGTATTAAAGTTGTGGAGCTAAAACCTGCGCTTGTTCCTTTGGTTTTTTCCCAAAAAGACGTGAAAATATTTGGCGAATTAAGCGGTATTTCAATTGACGTCGCTGTCAAATGCAAGCATATGGAGTTTCGTGGAAGCATCCTCTTTACTCACGGCGGACTTAGCGGTCCTGCAATACTCCAGATTTCTTCATACTGGAAGGAGGGTAATACTATTGTTATTGATCTATTGCCTGAAATTGATATATACGGTATTTTCATTGCAAAACAGCAAAGCAAGAGTAAAATCGAGATGCATAACTTGCTTTCGCAGTATCTGCCCTCGCGCTTTGCGAAGATCTGGTGCTTATTGAGTTTCCAGTCAAAACCACTCAACCAATATACTGAAAAGGAACTCAGGAACATCGCTCATCAGGTTCATAACTGGGAGATTAAACCGAAATCTACCGAAGGTTTCAAAACTGCCGAGGTCACACTTGGTGGAATTGATACGAATGAACTCTCATCCAAAACAATGGAATCAAGAAGGGTCAAAGGTCTCTATTTTACGGGTGAGGTTATCGATGTGACAGGGCAGCTTGGAGGATACAATTTACAGTGGGCGTGGGCTTCTGGTTTTGTAGCGGGACAGTATGCGTGA
- a CDS encoding MFS transporter, producing the protein MSSNIDKKIPEGYKWTALSVTSLGMLVGILNASTLIIALPTMMVKLKTDLFGIMWVLISYSLLLTILAPAWGRLADIYGRKKLYVYGLAVFTIGSLLCGFAADINQLIAFRVLQAVGGSMLVSNGTIIVTDAFRRNELGKAMGILSMIMAAAFVVGPILGGVLTLIDWRLIFFFNVPIGIVTTVWAHLKLKDVAELPKGEKFDLKGMVLFTIAFITTMIYLTAGFILGLTSFPMLLSLIIAIVSFAAFLRVEKRAIYPLMDLNLFKIRIFSYGQLSALLNSIARGAVMILLILFFQGPRGYDPLMASILITPLAIGLAITGPIGGVLSDKYGSRIISTVGLAISLVGLLGLATMHYNTPYWILAAWMFINSFGSGLFQPPNTSAIMSSVSPQRRGVASSMRAFFNSAGMVLSMGIAFPLIMGTISLAQMMDMFVVGGANMPVAVQEAFTGGITGAFIVSSIITVPAIIVSAMRGKENLGSELAS; encoded by the coding sequence ATGAGCTCTAACATTGACAAAAAAATTCCGGAAGGCTATAAATGGACCGCCCTTTCCGTAACCTCTCTCGGGATGCTTGTCGGGATCCTCAATGCCAGCACCCTGATAATCGCCCTTCCCACTATGATGGTGAAACTGAAGACAGACCTCTTCGGGATAATGTGGGTACTGATAAGTTATTCTCTTCTCCTCACGATACTCGCACCTGCCTGGGGCAGGCTTGCAGATATTTACGGGCGCAAGAAACTCTACGTCTATGGATTGGCAGTTTTCACGATCGGGTCATTACTTTGCGGTTTTGCCGCTGACATAAACCAGCTTATCGCTTTCAGGGTATTGCAGGCTGTGGGAGGATCAATGCTTGTATCCAACGGCACCATCATAGTCACCGATGCTTTCAGGCGGAATGAACTGGGAAAAGCAATGGGGATCCTCAGCATGATCATGGCTGCAGCATTCGTTGTGGGCCCGATACTGGGTGGTGTCCTTACGTTGATAGACTGGCGGCTGATTTTCTTTTTTAATGTTCCAATTGGTATCGTTACTACGGTTTGGGCGCATTTGAAATTGAAAGATGTGGCAGAGCTGCCGAAAGGAGAAAAATTCGATCTTAAGGGAATGGTCTTATTCACGATTGCCTTCATCACGACCATGATATATCTCACGGCAGGGTTTATTCTCGGCTTGACATCCTTTCCAATGCTTCTGTCGCTTATTATCGCTATCGTTAGTTTTGCCGCCTTCCTGCGCGTTGAAAAGCGAGCGATATATCCATTGATGGATCTGAACCTGTTCAAAATAAGAATCTTCTCCTACGGGCAGCTAAGCGCCCTATTGAATTCCATAGCCAGGGGAGCGGTAATGATTCTCCTCATCCTTTTCTTCCAGGGGCCGAGGGGCTATGACCCGCTTATGGCAAGCATACTCATCACGCCCCTTGCTATCGGTCTTGCAATAACAGGTCCGATAGGCGGCGTACTTTCAGATAAATATGGTTCCAGGATCATCAGCACAGTTGGTCTGGCTATATCTCTCGTGGGTTTGCTGGGTCTTGCGACGATGCACTACAATACGCCTTACTGGATACTTGCTGCGTGGATGTTCATCAACAGCTTCGGTTCAGGATTGTTCCAGCCCCCGAATACCAGCGCCATTATGTCGTCAGTATCCCCACAGCGGCGCGGCGTAGCCTCATCCATGAGGGCATTTTTCAACAGCGCCGGCATGGTGCTGAGCATGGGGATAGCTTTCCCGCTTATCATGGGAACAATCTCTCTTGCACAGATGATGGATATGTTCGTTGTTGGCGGAGCGAACATGCCTGTAGCTGTACAGGAGGCTTTCACAGGCGGTATAACCGGGGCATTTATTGTGTCTTCCATAATCACCGTGCCTGCAATTATTGTCTCAGCCATGCGAGGAAAGGAAAATCTGGGAAGTGAATTGGCTTCATAG
- a CDS encoding cupin domain-containing protein: protein MEHNGPQTGVEKLVGQAVRLIDLGDYQEGSVVSRTIIDKKTGTVTFFAFDEGQGLSEHTAPFDAIVYLLEGEAEIVISGRPLRLKEGETIIMPAHQPHSLRAVRKFKMILTMIRS from the coding sequence ATGGAGCACAATGGACCGCAAACAGGCGTTGAAAAACTTGTAGGGCAGGCGGTGAGATTAATTGATCTTGGGGACTATCAAGAGGGCTCGGTGGTGAGCCGAACCATAATAGACAAAAAGACGGGGACGGTGACTTTTTTTGCTTTTGATGAGGGGCAGGGGTTAAGCGAACATACAGCGCCCTTTGACGCCATTGTTTATCTTCTTGAAGGTGAAGCTGAAATCGTCATCTCGGGGAGACCCCTTCGCTTGAAGGAAGGCGAGACGATTATAATGCCTGCCCATCAACCGCATTCATTAAGAGCGGTAAGGAAATTTAAGATGATCCTGACAATGATACGCTCTTGA